A single window of Neurospora crassa OR74A linkage group VII, whole genome shotgun sequence DNA harbors:
- the gh47-4 gene encoding glycosyl hydrolase family 47 protein, with protein sequence MNSSADNSFSFFSRLRLFRRKMASSRHLRLVAGVACVLLVFFLVRPFDSPEILPTASRPHGSPPLAEPVLLQPSPSSRRKVTFKPSSFDWTKVEQHFPVELKHKLPTGAPKPQKPVQHDFSHYVHDPVTRNRQKAVRAVFERSWNSYKEHAWLRDELAPVSGVGKTTFGGWGATLVDALDTLWIMELWEDFYLAANAAAQLDWQNTTETAANMFETTIRHLGGLLSAYDLSGEQALLDKATELGNMLYMGFDTPNRMPGFWLNFEDAKRGVQVAGTNDPSASPCSLSLEFTRLTQLTGDQRYFDAITRITEFLERTQNESKIPGMWPKLINFREERVDGESGFTLGALADSLYEYLPKMHALLGGLSPQYEKMHRAAMDVVTKYMLFRPMLPAEEASKHDILFVGDAFAKPDRIDRVAEGQHLTCFTGGMFGLGGKLFDINEHVEIGERLARGCGWAYDAFPTGVMPEIFNMVPCGGSWDAPCPWNEERWKAEGSKNLKKGFASARDTRYILRPEAIESIFLLYRMTGKEDLRDLAWQMFESIVNATETELAYSAISDVTVKGPTTKTDSMESFWLAETLKYFYLIFSPPSIISLDEYVFNTEAHPFLRPKP encoded by the exons ATGAATTCCTCGGCCGAcaattctttttccttcttttccagaCTCCGCCTTTTTCGCAGGAAAATGGCCAGTTCACGACATTTGCGCCTCGTCGCCGGCGTCGCCTGTGTCCTCCTCGTTTTCTTTCTCGTCCGTCCATTCGATTCCCCCGAGATCCTTCCCACAGCGTCGCGACCACACGGCAGCCCTCCCCTGGCCGAGCCAGTACTACTACAACCGTCACCAAGCAGCCGGCGCAAGGTCACCTTCAAGCCGAGCAGCTTCGACTGGACAAAGGTCGAGCAACACTTCCCCGTCGAGCTCAAGCACAAGCTCCCGACCGGCGCCCCCAAGCCGCAGAAGCCCGTCCAGCACGACTTCTCCCACTACGTCCACGACCCCGTTACGCGAAACCGACAAAAGGCCGTTCGCGCCGTCTTCGAGCGCAGCTGGAACAGCTACAAGGAGCACGCATGGCTTCGTGACGAGCTCGCCCCTGTGAGCGGCGTGGGCAAGACCACGTTTGGCGGTTGGGGGGCTACGCTAGTTGATGCGCTCGACACGCTATGGATCATGGAGCTGTGGGAGGACTTCTACCTCGCCGCCAACGCTGCCGCCCAGCTGGACTGGCAAAACACCACCGAAACCGCCGCCAACATGTTTGAGACCACCATCCGCCACCTCGGCGGCCTCCTCAGCGCCTATGATCTGAGCGGCGAGCAGGCCCTGCTGGACAAGGCGACGGAGCTGGGAAACATGCTTTACATGGGCTTCGACACCCCGAACCGCATGCCCGGCTTCTGGCTCAACTTTGAGGATGCAAAGCGCGGGGTGCAAGTGGCCGGCACAAACGATCCCTCGGCTTCTCCCTGCTCCTTGTCGCTCGAGTTCACTCGCCTCACCCAGCTGACGGGCGATCAACGCTACTTTGACGCCATCACCCGCATCACCGAGTTTCTCGAGCGCACCCAAAACGAGTCCAAGATACCCGGCATGTGGCCCAAGCTGATCAACTTCCGCGAAGAGCGCGTTGACGGCGAGAGCGGCTTCACTCTCGGCGCGCTCGCCGACTCTCTGTATGAGTATCTGCCCAAGATGCATGCCCTCCTGGGCGGACTATCGCCGCAATACGAGAAAATGCACCGGGCCGCCATGGATGTCGTTACGAAGTACATGCTCTTCCGGCCCATGCTACCTGCTGAGGAAGCCTCGAAACACGACATCTTGTTCGTGGGCGATGCCTTTGCCAAACCCGACCGGATCGACCGGGTAGCCGAGGGCCAGCACTTGACCTGCTTTACCGGCGGCATGTTTGGCCTCGGCGGCAAACTGTTCGACATCAACGAGCACGTTGAGATTGGCGAGCGCCTGGCCCGCGGTTGTGGATGGGCATATGATGCTTTCCCAACTGGCGTCATGCCCGAGATCTTCAACATGGTACCCTGTGGTGGCTCCTGGGATGCTCCCTGCCCGTGGAACGAGGAGAGGTGGAAGGCAGAGGGCAGCAAGAATCTTAAGAAGGGATTTGCCAGTGCGCGAGACACCCGGTATATCTTGCGGCCCGAGGCCATTGAAAGTATCTTCCTCTTGTACCGCATGACGGGTAAGGAAGACCTGAGAGACCTGGCATGGCAGATGTTTGAAAGCATTGTGAATGCCACAGAGACCGAGCTGGCTTACTCGGCTATTTCTGATGTCACGGTCAAGGGTCCGACGACCAAGACCGACTCGATGGAG AGCTTCTGGCTGGCCGAGACTCTCAAGTACTTTTACTTGATCTTCTCTCCACCCAGCATTATTAGCCTCGACGAATACGTGTTCAACACCGAAGCACACCCGTTTCTTCGACCGAAGCCATAG